The sequence below is a genomic window from Cicer arietinum cultivar CDC Frontier isolate Library 1 chromosome 6, Cicar.CDCFrontier_v2.0, whole genome shotgun sequence.
AATACCCTGCAAACATCACATTCAAAAGTACAGTAGACCCAACGGCAATTCCAGCCAATTCACCAATCTgcaagtttcaaaataaaacaaataaataaatgccaATAAATAGGGTGGTCTAAGAATTagaaatatattcaaatatggGTTATTTGTTTCGTACAAGCTAATTTGTCTTGTTATTTAAACTACTATACTAGCATTCTTCCAAATGGTTCAAAACGTTACAACTATATTTAGACAACTAGTCAATTTAATTGCCGCTTTTTTGTATCAAGAGTTTGACAATGTGATTTGCCAATTCCTATTTTGCTAGACATGTGttgaatcaaacaaaataaaactttaGGATAAATGAATAAGAATGTTACCGCTCTATTATCGGTGGCAACTCCAGATATGATAAACATAAGATAAAAAGTGATTATgaattcaacaacaaaagctTGCAAGTTAGATCCATCTGGGAGTGTTCCTGCAAATTGGTTATCCTTCCCACTAAATAGTAATCTAAGAGTTCCACTTGCAAGTGTCGATCCAAGGACTTGAGCTACTACATAGCCTGGTACCTATAtgcaatcataaaaattcaaaataattacatCACCTTAGTCATGCTAACAACTTTaagacaaatttaaatttaaacaattgGATAGAGAGATAAGATATATTTCATTCCATTATTTTTCTAGCTACATGTGTGTGAACACCCAATTGTGGACTTTATTCACTTTTATCCAATGTGAATTGAAATGTTTTCTtccgaaattataaaataatgtgaAAAGGTCAAAGTAAGTTAGAATTGAAGAGATTCATTTTCAAGTAAAGTGGGCTGTAATGATGAACTAATTATTTGACCTCTAATTTTCCTACCAAGTTTAacaatcaaaaattaaaaattaaaaaaaaaattaaaaaaaaaatggtgagTTTGGTGCACCTGTTTGAGGGGAAATCTTCTGGTGGTGGCAAAAGCAATTGTAACAGCAGGATTGAAATGAGCACCAGAGATATGACCAAGAGAGTAAACCAAGACCATGACAGCAAGTCCCCAAACAATTGAAATCCCAGGAAGTGTTACAACATTTTCATTGTTCTTGTTCACCACCACTGAAGCACAACCAGCAAATATCAAGAAATAGGTGCCTACCACTTCAGCTACCAACTGTAGATATTTTCATCAACAAATAACAGTTATGTGATAATTTATGAAACACATACATCAAacataattgaaaataaagaaaaggagAGACCTTTTGCAAGAAAGAAGCAGTGGCAGGGGCGGTTGAGTTTTCAGTTATCTTTAAGTCATCCTTGTTTACGTTTAAAACGACCTCATTGATTGTTCCATTGCTAGCTGAATTGTCATCCATCACTAATATAGAGAAACAACAAAACACAAACCAAACAATCTTTGTGCTCCTATAACTAGTTTTTTGGAAAATTATATTTCACCTTCTAAGGTTTACAGAAAGCACAGAACTTGTTTCATCTCTCTGTCTTTATATAACGGAACAATGAggattaatttatattacttaatataataataataataataatgagggTTGAGCAATTATTGACTCAAAAAcaaatcaatttatttctttCTATTTAAGGACATTTTCCAAATATATCCTTGCATTTactttttaattcttaaaatataatcaacaaaattaaatacacataattattatttttaataagtgtGAAACTATATATTTTTGCCTATAAAATCGAAGAGAGTATTATCTATGTGATGATATATTTCCATAAAACATTCACCACAGATATTTTCCATGTGAAATGTTTGAtatcttttataatataatttttagataTATTGCTTAAGATTAAGATAAATAAGACACGAtgaagttaaattaaaataaagattgatataaaattaatattaagattAAGATAATAAATGTTGGTTGTTTATATTATTCATATTATTAAGATTAACATGATTAggaaattatttaatttataaaatatacttatatatatatatatatattatatatatcttcatacatttattttatctattattGAAATAGATACAAATATTAAGATAGAGATCAAAATTAAGATGACATTGGAACAATGTTTTTTTCCATGATGTTAATTAGAAAATCTAAATATaaaggaaataatttttttttctctattttattagctACCAATTGTTGCTTTCTTTTCTATATTTAGGGATTAAATccctttttctctctctttttgtttttgttttaatctcaCATGGATAAAACTTAGTAGTAAACCTAACAACCACTTCCTAATTAAAGGAATTTATCTCCTATTTTCAAATTGTATTCTTATTTTGAGGGAATTATCtaacatattaattaataattaaataaagcaCACCACCATCATTTGTCACGACTAGATCTTTCaaactaaaaaagaaattacTATTATAACAACACAAAGTTTTAGTTATTTACCTACACAACACCAAAATTTAATACAAACAAGAATTAATTAGTTAGGAATAACACAGGCTAGCAGATTCAAAGAATGGATACTTTAAcacatagataaaataaaatattttaatatcaaaataatataaaatacgtTAACGCAAGAataatttggtttgtatttttaaaataattatgaagTCACTTGTGTATATGACGTATGAATTTCATAAAATCTTTTGTTCTACTATGAATTTATAACTTCATTAACAATAATGACTTCAACTATCTATGTATTAATGATcaacctttttttattttttttttatctttattgtaagataatttaattatgtatacTTCAATGTTATAATATCGTATTTTGattatatcaattataaattataagttgttaACAATATAacgttataatttattttattatatgtgtaaaacacttaaacaaaaaaaaattatgtaattattgaatttaattaatcatttaaataacATATCATAATTATTCGTACAATATTTAATTAACTGTTTTATTCATGAGTTGaactaaaaattgatatatttctaaaaatttatacttataaataaaattatctataattcattttttatttagttatgataaaactaacttaattttattgtcttgatatatttatagttgcatttttttctttaaaaaagtaaaaaatatagcACAAagttgttttgatgataatattaaatgttatattttatttgatataaaataattttaatcaattaattggAATGTGGTTAGTgagtttcaattaaaaataaattatttaacagAATCTGAGTTTATTGACTAAaacaattttaagaaaatagaaggtcaacataaaaaaattaaatctttattaaaatattgcacctatattattatttttaaatattatatagaaaataatgataatatcgATTTATATTTCTTGAAACATTTTTTGTAGCAATTCTATGAGCCAACCTGACTCAAACTAACTAGGTCCGAATCATCTTAACTAAAAGCCCACTCAAGTTATGGTTATGTGGactatttgtttttattatttattttatatttatttttatataattcataagttttttaaatttaaatatttctttgatCTTTCCAATCCAATTATGATATTCTTTTCATCTtattaataatacaaaaaattgtaacaccgttataatataatataaattgatattataataattttttaaagccCACCCAAGTTATGATATTCATTTCATCTtattaatattacaaaaattgtaacaccgttataatataataattttttaacaaaaataataattcaaaaataattaaatttttttaacataaagttaattcaaaatattttagtatttttctctaaaaaagcTAAATTGtatcttcttcttcatcgttTCAATTCAGTTCCCATTATAGAATTTTTTACATTGTGTTgcaatttataaacaaaataaaaatggaaaagcataataaatttaattaaaggtTCAACTCTGTCAATATGGCGAATTCATTCAATACCCCTTATCATTACTAGATCTACGACTTCTCTCAGTTTTAAACTTTTTCGCATACTCTCCTAAAATTCCTTAATCTTCACACCAAGAAGAAAAACTTTGATTTAGAGCCAATTATAGAACCGACCATTGTCCAACAAGTACCATTAGacgaagaaaaatattatattaacgatagattaatttgaataaaaagaatgaaacatttgaaattaattttatgttaaaaaatattataatttcattatatttggttttatttttttgttgttaaaaataTGGTTATagtgttataatttttgttacagaaattggataaaaaatactattttaaaataaaattatatttgcatggatgttaatcaaataaaaaaatttacaaagagcaaaatcaaaaaatattctaattaaAAGGACCAAATGTATATTTAAaccatctattttattttttaaatagagaatggagctttttttttttttttttcctatattCATATGCATTTTGAAAAACTATTAAGTACGTCAATCTatctttgtcaaaaataaatagtttgtcaCAAATTTCCAACCAAATGATTTGTATTCTCTACATTTGATACATTTATCATTATCTTTCTATTAATcaatattatcttttatttaaataatttattttaataatcacTTTCTCTCTTAATTAAATGTACCAAAACCACCAATTAATAAAGATAGAGAATCTATTTTTCTTGGCAAAAAAGTTGGTTTACATTTTTTCTTGACTTATGGTCAAGTGATCCAACCTTGCTACTTATGATCTTAATTGAGTTGGTCTTTTTGAcatctttaatttaatatctctttttaatttaatattttgcaatccgcttttttaaaaatttaaaattttagatacttttatttattaattctaTTGACTTAAAAAATACATGTTTGACATTGATCAAACCGACCTATATCCTTTGCAGATTGAATAACCGCATAAGGCCTCAAAATTTTGAGGGATCCAAAATATTAGTCGTATATTACCaatgtttataaattattagatgTATTGCATGATACATATAATGTTTTTATGCATGTGGTATTGGGATTGATTTCCAAAAATTGTAGTTTTctgtataattttaattttatattagtttttagtGCTTCTTTTTATTAGAGGTCcacttttcaaaattataatggGACACCAAATTATTTAAGACGGCCAGGACATTGATAATGATACTCTACCCGTCTGATAATGAATgtcattttaacataaaaaaattgtctcaaaataattttttttttaaattttcaataaaactttacttatttttttcttatactaCCGTTCATTGATTACTACATACACAACttataaattattgttatactttgtatttataataatgaaaaactcaccgataacaaaaataaataatttaataaaatgactTCTGTCCttctattatttattatgtatgtaaaaactttaaatatattcATTACGAATTACGAGAGGCATGAAATATGCAATGCAATGCAATTCCTTTTAAAACTACAATGGATCTTGATCCATAGTACATATATTAGTGAAAATATTACACAgacaactttttatttaattttcgaTTGATATTATCTCTAAGAAAGACATGTACAGAGCTAAAAATCTTATTGACTCTCTGCATGCATTACAGTTGGAGGCAAGTTGTTTCCATTTGCTTAGATTATTTGTTGTCCACCACGCCCTGCTTCTCTCAGGAAGGATGCACTCTTCGTGATCTCACGCAATGGCTTGTTAGTGTACCTCACAGTGTTGTACACCCATGCTCCGGCCACCGCTCCTAAAATCGGTGACACCAAATATATCCATATTCCTCTGTATTTATTGTGTACAAATGCAGGTCCTAAACTTCTAGCTGGATTCATTGATGCTCCTGTTATTGGTCTGCCAAATAACAAGTATTGTTCTCGTCACAACGTGATTACTACATGCAATCACTTATATTTTGATCGTTCGATCAAAATCAAATCGTCCATATttcaagttaaatattatatatatatttttaaaaaattatattgatatataaaatgTTCAATCTTAATTAGACAGTCAATATAAGATCAACTGTGTATAACATAACTACACATAATCCAAATTTTTGACAATCATGTGATGTGACTTAGTTGATACATAATAGTTTTGAAtagtttttattgatttaacGATTATGATTAATTGATAGTGTAAGACTGTCggtgcatataaattaaatcactaAGAATAAATAGTTTTAGAAAAATGTACAATTAATTTAGCATTTAATTAGGATATAGATATAGGTAAATGCGTACGCTGCAATTATCGCATTAAGTAATAATGTAGATCCAATTGCAATTCCAGCTAATTCACCAAtctgtaaaattttaaaatataaaaaaaaatgaataaaaggtttttataagaagaaaatttaatggataaataaatttgatgttcGGTGAGTTTACCGCTCTGTTATCGGTGGCCACACCAGAAATGACAAACATAAGGAAAAAAGTGATTATAAATTCAAGTACAAAAGCTTGAAAATTAGATCCAGTTGGAAGTGTTCCTGTAAACTGATCATGGCTGCCACTGAATATTAGTTTCAAAGTTCCACTACCAAGTGTAGCTCCCAAGACCTGAGCTGATAAATAAGCTGGTACCTAAAACACTCATATAATTCAAGGATAATTCACATGTTGCCATAACATGGagtacaaattttttattttttttttgtcaaattaaattaaatattttttactgaGCAAGTGTGTCTTTGGCTTTGCAACGGTGAAAATTGATttcgaataaaataattttatttaaaattaattttgaataaaatgattttatttaaaattgatttgaaatGTAAGACAATTTATGTTTAGATACATTAAAGttagttaaaaattaatgatagagacaaaataaaattgattatgtaAACATATTCAAACCAATTTTATGTCactagaataattttttaagtcatttaaaagtgaaatgaaatataaaataacaaaaaaattgtagtTGACCTGTACTAAAGGAAATCTCCTTGTTGAAGCGAAAGCAAGGGTGACAGCAGGATTGAAATGAGCACCAGAGATATGACCAAGAGAGTAAACAAGTACCATAAGAGTGAGTCCCCAAACAATTGCAATCCCAGGAAGTGTTACAACGTTGTCTTTGTTATTGTTCACCACTACAGAAGCACATCCTGCAAATATCAAGAAATATGTTCCCACCATCTCTGCTATTAACtgtaacaaacaaattaaaccaATTAGTTCACAAAGAAACTATATGTAATATTATACATATGAATCTGTAAAAGAAAGATTAGGAGACACCTTCTGCAAGAAAGGGACAGAGACATAGGAGTCAGAGCCTTCACATGTTCTGGAGGAGTCCTTGTTTACATCTAAAACAACATCAAGAGTTTCAATTCTTGCTGAATTATTATTAGCCATTAGTGATACAGAACAAGAAAACCACAACCGAGAAACAAACAGCACAAAACAGTACTATGTTAGTATGTTATGCCTTTCCCTGCGTTCTCAACCTGAAATAAACAACTCCAATTTATAGACAGTTAGGCACCAAAAGTTCCAAAAAGAGACAATATTTTAGTTGTGCTGGGGTGCATAGGTACAGGAGAAGCAATGCGTCACATGTTTTggcattcaaattttttttaacactatatgttaatctaaaattttaaaagagtaAGTATATAAGTcaaagtattttatatattcaacattttcttcatttttaatcGATGTGAAACTAACTAGTAACATcttaatttttacaaattatataccgaaaattatattggatttaatttcattttttttcttctctataTATTTTACCAAGCTCACCAAagtagtctttttttttttttatactcttTTGATCCCAATgcagatttttttttctcaaaaaaaatgatatcacatatttttaatgacacgAGAATAATAACCATACTGACTTAATAAGCTAAAGCAGGTTCATATTTATTCACATCAACAAAAacatttaaaacaataaaactatTTGTaggttaaattttaaatcacgAATTAGCTATTTACTTGGAATGAGTGGGTAGTTCAAAAGTAGATGATACGGACTCGAGCCCGTGTGAACAAAAACATATTAACATAACAACCTAATTAATTGTTATCTACGcagttgttttttttaaaaaaaaagctaTTTAGTATCCAcatcatctattttttttattgcaacACCAATCATTAATAACTAATTCATGTTAACCcgttatttgaaaaattatttaagataGAGGTCAAAGTTAAACCTTTTCTAAACtgattttctaaattgattttttttatattattctatAAAAATGTTTCTAAGATAATATAATGATATAAATACTTAATATCATTCTCTAAGTTAtacatgttaaaaaaataactaatatcACATTAGAAAAGTGAGAAAGGTccaatattttaacaaaaatgagATTAAAACGTTAGATAAacttattaaaaagaaaataattttcaattagttggaatttatataagtttcattaattttatgagACTAATGAAAGTTAATTAGGAGTTCATTTTCAAATCAAgtgaatcaaaattttaaaaaagtgtattaaatatatataatgattaaGAATATAaggttaattaatttttatatatcgtCAATACATCATAActatttgaataaataactttaaaaaataattataataaaaattaaatatttttaataatctaaTCATTATAATTGAAtgattgtataattttttttacaccatataaataaattaaattctaaaaaatatacGTTAAGACAAGAGTTTCCTATATCAGCCGAAAAGGAATATACTATTTTGCCACACAAAAATGTTAGGAATAGAtggaaagaagaaaaatgcgattttgtttttaatgtaGTTTTGAATAATATCAAATTTAGTGGGTCGTTGTTGACAATACCAAAGGACAATGAGGAATTATGATTTCCTTATGTTAAATAACAATTAATCCTATAGAAAATGGCTAATGGAGCATTTGAAGCGGTTAATAATTTTCCCGAGAATGCGTTGAGGCTCAACTAACTTAACTACCCACCATGTAGACACTAGACAGACATAGGGAAGGATCATGTATagcatatttttaatttttgttttgtttttttgttgtttccttTTCTTTCAAGGCAATTTGGCGAGTATATTGAGACTAAGCCTCGTCTTCACTTTAGTAAACCAGACGTGTTATACTCACGtactacatttttttaatattctattttaatgtttttatatgtTAGGTTCAGTTTGTATAAACCGccagtttaatttttttgtatatgtGCATTAATTCAATAACATCTTAGTTatcatgtatatattttttaaaatactttagcCATAATATAAATGGACGGATTCAGAAAATTGTTTAACGAGagctgaaaaatgaaaaattcatatattatcTCTTTCGTCTCATAACACATTTCTTTATTCTACACAAAAATTAAGGAGACcacaaataaaagaaatataggATAACTTTTAtcaaacttatttaatattaatatgttCATGTGTGT
It includes:
- the LOC101514932 gene encoding nodulin-26-like, with translation MDDNSASNGTINEVVLNVNKDDLKITENSTAPATASFLQKLVAEVVGTYFLIFAGCASVVVNKNNENVVTLPGISIVWGLAVMVLVYSLGHISGAHFNPAVTIAFATTRRFPLKQVPGYVVAQVLGSTLASGTLRLLFSGKDNQFAGTLPDGSNLQAFVVEFIITFYLMFIISGVATDNRAIGELAGIAVGSTVLLNVMFAGPITGASMNPARSIGPAFVHMEYNGIWIYLVSPILGAVAGAWVYNIIRYTDKSVREITKSASFLKGVKP
- the LOC101515259 gene encoding nodulin-26-like: MANNNSARIETLDVVLDVNKDSSRTCEGSDSYVSVPFLQKLIAEMVGTYFLIFAGCASVVVNNNKDNVVTLPGIAIVWGLTLMVLVYSLGHISGAHFNPAVTLAFASTRRFPLVQVPAYLSAQVLGATLGSGTLKLIFSGSHDQFTGTLPTGSNFQAFVLEFIITFFLMFVISGVATDNRAIGELAGIAIGSTLLLNAIIAAPITGASMNPARSLGPAFVHNKYRGIWIYLVSPILGAVAGAWVYNTVRYTNKPLREITKSASFLREAGRGGQQII